A single Xenopus tropicalis strain Nigerian unplaced genomic scaffold, UCB_Xtro_10.0 Sca12, whole genome shotgun sequence DNA region contains:
- the LOC116408200 gene encoding uncharacterized protein LOC116408200: protein MEPVEFAPEDTTIRWKSQEKYQEIGFCRRKLFSGISPQFNNRVDCNGDTRVTIRNLSRADSGLYILSYTLPCKVKKDVKYHDLTVYEPVPAPHVEKEVEGNSATWCNFTLYCSVPANSPVEWYHWQKGNNETGYRHYMNGPSIQVSLHSQSLGTLDEEFICTVYNPANQKSTSIHIKDICTLMADSSIHLNKPQRPSQLDESIFITCSTIAFVILAVITIIVVNGIGKHLSNGLSSLK from the exons ATGGAGCCGGTTGAATTCGCCCCAGAAGACACCACTATCAGGTGGAAAAGTCAAGAAAAATATCAGGAAATTGGATTTTGCAGAAGGAAGCTTTTCAGTGGGATCAGCCCTCAGTTTAACAACCGCGTTGACTGCAACGGTGACACCCGGGTCACTATCAGGAACCTGTCACGGGCTGATAGCGGCCTGTACATTCTCTCCTATACGTTACCATGCAAAGTGAAAAAAGATGTGAAATATCATGATCTTACTGTATATG AGCCTGTTCCTGCCCCGCACGTAGAGAAGGAAGTGGAGGGGAATTCTGCTACTTGGTGCAATTTCACTCTCTATTGTTCTGTCCCAGCAAACTCCCCAGTGGAATGGTACCATTGGCAGAAAGGGAATAATGAGACGGGGTACCGGCACTATATGAATGGACCCTCCATCCAGGTGTCACTGCACAGCCAATCATTGGGGACTTTGGATGAGGAGTTTATCTGCACTGTGTATAACCCAGCCAATCAGAAAAGCACCTCCATTCACATAAAGGACATCTGCACTCTAATGGCAGACA GTTCCATTCACTTGAACAAACCTCAGAGACCTTCCCAACTGGATGAATCCATCTTTATCACATGCTCTACCATAGCCTTTGTGATTTTGGCTGTAATAACTATTATTGTAGTAAATGGTATTGGGAAGCACTTATCTAATGGGTTGAGTAGTCTGAAATAG
- the LOC100488475 gene encoding uncharacterized protein LOC100488475 isoform X2, giving the protein MEPAGCAPEDTTIRWKSQEKYQEIGFCRKKIFNGISPQFHNRVDCNGETQVTIRNLSQTDSGLYILFYTLQCKVKKDVKYHELTVYEKNVVRNSACWCNFTLRCCVPGKASVERYLWQKGRNETGYQLYRHGPFIQVSLQSQSFGSLDEEYICTVYNPDDQKNTSINIKDICTLMADSSIHCNLKRPESAKLQGTICIIFSYVVLALTLILVLKCL; this is encoded by the exons ATGGAGCCGGCTGGATGTGCCCCGGAAGACACCACCATCAGGTGGAAAAGTCAAGAAAAATATCAGGAAATTGGATTTTGCAGAAAGAAGATTTTCAATGGGATCAGCCCTCAGTTTCACAACCGCGTCGACTGCAATGGTGAAACCCAGGTTACTATCAGGAACCTGTCACAGACAGATAGCGGCCTGTACATTCTCTTCTATACGTTAcaatgcaaagtgaaaaaagaTGTGAAATACCATGAACTTACTGTATATG AGAAGAACGTGGTGAGGAATTCAGCTTGTTGGTGCAATTTCACCCTTCGTTGTTGTGTCCCAGGGAAAGCCTCAGTGGAACGGTACCTTTGGCAAAAAGGGAGGAATGAAACTGGGTACCAGCTCTATAGACATGGACCCTTCATCCAGGTGTCACTGCAGAGCCAATCATTTGGGTCATTGGATGAGGAGTATATCTGCACTGTGTATAACCCAGACGATCAAAAAAACACCTCCATTAACATAAAGGACATCTGTACTCTAATGGCAGACA GTTCCATTCACTGCAACCTGAAGAGACCTGAATCTGCAAAACTCCAAGGAACCATATGCATTATTTTCAGCTATGTGGTGTTGGCACTCACACTGATTTTAGTCCTGAAGTGCCTATAA
- the LOC100488475 gene encoding SLAM family member 9 isoform X1, whose protein sequence is MEPAGCAPEDTTIRWKSQEKYQEIGFCRKKIFNGISPQFHNRVDCNGETQVTIRNLSQTDSGLYILFYTLQCKVKKDVKYHELTVYEPVSAPHIEKNVVRNSACWCNFTLRCCVPGKASVERYLWQKGRNETGYQLYRHGPFIQVSLQSQSFGSLDEEYICTVYNPDDQKNTSINIKDICTLMADSSIHCNLKRPESAKLQGTICIIFSYVVLALTLILVLKCL, encoded by the exons ATGGAGCCGGCTGGATGTGCCCCGGAAGACACCACCATCAGGTGGAAAAGTCAAGAAAAATATCAGGAAATTGGATTTTGCAGAAAGAAGATTTTCAATGGGATCAGCCCTCAGTTTCACAACCGCGTCGACTGCAATGGTGAAACCCAGGTTACTATCAGGAACCTGTCACAGACAGATAGCGGCCTGTACATTCTCTTCTATACGTTAcaatgcaaagtgaaaaaagaTGTGAAATACCATGAACTTACTGTATATG AGCCTGTTTCTGCCCCGCATATAGAGAAGAACGTGGTGAGGAATTCAGCTTGTTGGTGCAATTTCACCCTTCGTTGTTGTGTCCCAGGGAAAGCCTCAGTGGAACGGTACCTTTGGCAAAAAGGGAGGAATGAAACTGGGTACCAGCTCTATAGACATGGACCCTTCATCCAGGTGTCACTGCAGAGCCAATCATTTGGGTCATTGGATGAGGAGTATATCTGCACTGTGTATAACCCAGACGATCAAAAAAACACCTCCATTAACATAAAGGACATCTGTACTCTAATGGCAGACA GTTCCATTCACTGCAACCTGAAGAGACCTGAATCTGCAAAACTCCAAGGAACCATATGCATTATTTTCAGCTATGTGGTGTTGGCACTCACACTGATTTTAGTCCTGAAGTGCCTATAA